From the genome of Hydrogenothermus marinus:
AGTTTAAAGAAATTATTCCAATTTCAGCTTTAAAAGGCACAAATTTAGATAGATATATAGAAGTTTTAAAAAAATATTTACCTGAATCTCCTCCATTATTTCCAGAAGATCAGATAACAGACTTACCTTTAAAATTTTATATTGCAGAAATAATTAGAGAAAAAGCATTCAATCTATTAAAAAAAGAACTTCCATACTCAATAGCAGTAGAAGTTGAAAGTATTAAAGAAGGAGAAAAAAATAAAAATCTATTAATAATAGATGCAGTTCTTTATGTAGAAAGAGAAAATCATAAAAAAATAGTAATAGGTAAGAATGGCCAAACTCTTAAAAAAATAGGAAAACTTGCAAGGGAAGAACTTGAGTTTTTACTGAAGAAAAAGATATATCTCAATCTTTGGGTAAAAGTTAAACCTGAATGGAAAGAAGACCTAACTTTATTAAAAACCTTAGGATACCAATATATATCTTAACTTAATTTGCACTAAAAATTATAATATGTGAAAATAAAATATTAAGGAAAATTTTTAGGAGGAATTTTATGGCAGTTAAGACTACAATCTTTGGTTATCCAAAAATTGGCCCAAATAGAGAATTAAAGAAAGCTATTGAAAGCTACTGGAAAGGTGAAATATCTAAAGAAGAGATGCTAAAAAAAGTAGAAGAAGTTGATATTGATAGAATGAAAAGGGTAATAAATGCAGATTTAGACTATATCCCATCAAATGATTTTTCTTTATATGATTTTGTTTTAGATGTATCTACTATGGTAGATATGATCCCAAAAAGATTTAGAAATATAGAAGATGGACTTGATAGATATTTTGCAATGGCTAGAGGAACAAAAGATGCTATTGCTTGTGAAATGACAAAATGGTTTGATACTAACTACCATTACATAGTACCTGAAATAGAAGGAGCTTTTAAACTTGTAAAAAATAGACCTTTAGATTCATATAAATGGGCAAAAGAAAAACTTGGAGTTGAAACAAAACCTGTTTTAGTTGGAGCTTTTACATATTTAATGCTTTCCAAGGTTTATGAAAGACAAGAAGGCTCTCTTTTAATGAAAATGGTAAAAGCTGAAGAAAGTGAAAAATTTAAGCCACTTTTATTTGAGCTTGCATCTGTTTATAACCAGATGTTAAGAGAGCTTCAAGAAGAAGGTGTTAAAGCTGTTCAATTTGATGAGCCTGCTCTTGTTTTAGATTTAGATGAAGATAAAATAAATGCTCTTATTGATGCTTACAGAATAATTACAGAAGGAATTACAGATATAGAGATTTTTGTTCATACTTATTATGAAAGCTTAGATCATTTTGAAAAAATAACAAAAGAGCTTCCAGTTTCTGGTATTGGACTTGATTTTGTTGTAAATAATGAAAATCTTGAGAATTTAAAGAAATATGGATTCCCTGAAGATAAAAAACTTCAAGCTGGAGTAATATCAGGAAGAGATCCTTGGAAAACAGATTATAAACAAGTTTTAAATCTTATTGAAGAAATTAAAAAATATGTTTCTGAAGATAGAATTATTTTATCTAATGCTGCGCCTTTATTCCATTTACCTGTTTCTCTTGAGTCAGAAAAAGGACATTTAAATGAAGATTTATTAGAGCTTCTATCTTTTGCAGATGAAAGACTTGAAGAAATAAAAACTTTAAAACAGATAATAAATAAAGGAAAAGAAATACCTTCTCAAACTCTCCAAGAATTTAGAGATAAGTTTAAAAATGAAGAAGTTCAAAAGGCTATAGAGGACATAGACAATCATGAGATTAAAAGACCTCATGATTTCAAAGAAAGATATAAAAAACAGATAGAACTTTTAGGCCTTCCAAGATTTCCTACTACTACAATTGGAAGTTTTCCTCAAACAAAAGAAGTTCGTCAGATGAGAGCTAAATTTAGAAAAGGTGAAATATCTGCAGAAGAATATGAAAACTTTATAAAAGAGCAGATTAAAAAAGCTATAGAAATACAAGAAGAGCTTGAACTTGATGTATTTGTTCATGGAGAGTTTGAAAGAACAGATATGGTTGAGTTTTTCGGACAAAAAATGGATGGATTTGCATTTACTAAAAATGGGTGGGTTCAGTCTTATGGTACAAGATGTGTAAGACCCCCAATTATATATGGAGATGTATCAAGACCAGAGCCAATGACTATAAAAGAGATAGTTTATGCTCAAAGTCTTACAGAAAAGCCAGTAAAAGGTATGTTAACAGGGCCTGTAACTATATTAAACTGGTCTTTTTACAGAAAAGATATACCTAAGAAAGATATTGCATATCAGATAGCAATAGCTTTAAGAGATGAAGTTTTAGATTTAGAAAAAGCTGGAATAAAAGTAATCCAGATTGATGAGCCTGCATTTAGAGAAGGACTTCCTTTAAAGAAAAGAAAACAAGAAGAATATTTAAATTGGGCTGTTAAAGCATTTAGACTTACAAACAATACAGTTGCAGAAACAACTCAAATCCATACTCATATGTGTTATTCAGAATTTAATGAGATTATAGAATGGATTTATGCAATGGATTCTGATGTAATTTCAATAGAGGCATCAAGATCAAAAGGTGAAATAATAGAGGCATTTGAAAAATTCAATTATGATCATGGAATTGGAGTTGGAGTTTACGATATTCATTCTCCAAGAGTGCCACCTGTTGAAGAGATGTTAGAAATAGCAGAAAGAACTGTCCAAGTAATAGATAAAAATCTCATTTGGATAAATCCAGATTGTGGTTTAAAAACAAGAGGTTGGGAAGAAACAATACCAGCTCTAAAAAATATGGTTCAGGTTGCAAAGATATTAAGAGAAAAATACGGTGAAAAATATGATTGGTAATAGGGGATTCTTTCCCCTATTTTTATAAAGCATATGGAATATAAATTCTTAGTTTCGTATGTTCTCATTTTAATAGCTCTTTATTATTCTTACAGAGAAAAATTAGGAATAGAGAAAACTATACTTATAAATTCTTTAAGGGCATTTATTCAATTATTAATCCTTGGATATGCTCTTGTTTATATTTTTAAACTAAAACATCCAATTGAACTTATTTTTATACTTTTTTTAATGATTTTATTTGCAAGTTATACTGCTCAAAATAGAGTAAATCTAAAAGAAAAAGGATTTTTAGTAGCTTTTTTATCTATATTTTTTTCATCATCTTTAGTTATAGCTTCTTTGTTAGTATTACAAATTATATCTTTTAAACCTAATGAGCTTATTCCTGTTGGTGGAATGGTAATAGGAAACTCTTTAAATGTTTATAGTTTAACAGTAGATAGATTAAAAGGTGAAATAAAAAATAATATAGACTTAATTGAAAATTTTATTGCTATTGGTGCAACATTAAAAAATGCTTTATATGAGATGAAAAAAGCTTCAGTAAAAGCTGCTTTAATACCAACTTTAAATAATCTTCAAACAGTTGGAATAATCCATATTCCGGGAATTACAACAGGAATGCTTCTTGCAGGTGCAGAGCCTTTAAAAGCAGTTTCTTATCAGCTTGCAATAATGTATATGATGGTTGCAGTCGCTTTATTTACAGCTGTTATAACTATAAATATTGGATACAGAAAGATATTTGTTTCAGTTTTTAGCTAATTTAGATACTTTTATTTTCTTTGATAGTTATCAAAATTTTTATTTCTGCGTAAATTTCAAGAGCTGAAAGTATTATTGTAATAGTTTTTAATGAAATATTTTTTCCAGACAGTTTTTAATACTTTTACACTTTTCAGTTTTGTTTGAGATTCTTTATTGCTAATCTATTAATATTAGTTTTTATAATTTATTTAATCTTTTATATACCTAAGTGAGAAATTATAAAAATATTATAAATTGGTGTATCTTGATTCTATCAGGGGTAGCTTTAGCAATCCCCCTTTTATATAATATTATTGGGATAAAAAATGACTCTGCTGAGTATAAAGGAGAATAATAAAAAACTATGCATTCTTTTATAATAACAGGTTTTTTAGGTACAGGAAAAACAACTTTACTTATAAATAATATAAAGAAATATTTTAAAGATAAAAAAATTGCAATAGTTGTTAATGAATTTGGAGAAGTTGGTGTTGATGGACAAATATTAAAAAATGTATATAGCGAAGTTTTAGAAATATCTGAAGGATGTATTTGTTGTAAACTATCTGCAGAATTTGAAAAAGGAGTAAAAGAAATTATTAAAGATTATAATCCTGAAATAATTTTTATAGAAACCTCTGGAACTTCAGAACCTTTTCCAATATTCCTTTCTTTACAAAATCTTGGGATATCAGTTGAAGGTATTATATGTGTCATAGATGCGAAGAATTTTAATTCTTATAAAGATGATGCTACTGCTAAATATCAAATAGGTGGTTCAAATATAATTGTTTTAAATAAAATTGATTTAATAGAGGAAAAACAGTTAGAAAGTTTAGAAAAAGAAGTAAGAGAAATTAAAGAAAAATATAATATAAAAAATATTTTAACTGGAGAGGTTATATTCAAAAATTATGTTATATACAAAACAAAATTTGGAATATTACCCAAGGAAATATTTGATGGTATCTATAAAATAGATGAAATTATAAAAATAGCTCAAGAAAATGTAGAAACAGGAGTTTTTCAATCTAAACATAACTTTTCTCAAAGAATTATATATCTACCTGATAATTTTTCATTTGAGGATATTGATAAAATATTGTCTAATATTCCAAATAATATTTTTAGGATAAAAGGCATTATTAAAGCCAAAGATGTACCAACTCCTTTAGTAGTAAATTACTCATTTGGAGATCTTTCATTTTCAGAGCTTCCTTCTTACGAAGGAAAATCTTTCTTAGTTTTCATAGGCTCTAATTTAGAAACTAAAAATATAATTAAATTAAATTAGATTAAATTTTAAATTTCAATGAAGTTGTTGTTTTCATATTTATAAATCTTATTATCTTTTCTATCTAAAACAACTAATCTAATCCATTCATTTTTTATTATATTATTTGATAAAGCTGATTTTTGCATAGCTTTATTTACAATATCAATAGGGGCTTCTACAAAAGTTATCAATCTCATAGGCTCATGATATGGTTGATCTGCAAGGTTAACAGTTTGTTCAGGAAGACCAATTTTTAAATCACTGAAATTGCCAAAAAATACCCCTACCTTACTAACTATATTATGATAAACCTTTGAACCTGCCCCAAAAACTTCATTATCTGTTGTTGAAAAATAATGCTCCATATTTATCCATTCTCCAACAACTAATGGGCCTGAAAAAATAGTAGTTAAAACATTTCCATCTTCATCTTCTTCCCAGTTATAAGAATGTAAAAATACTCTATTAAACATAGGGAAATTTTTAGTACTTTCTCTTTTACCTATAAAAAAAGCATTATTCTTAGATAATCCCCATTCTGGTCTTGGTTCAGACCAATCACAAGATTTTGTAAATATATCTTCTTCTGTTTCTGTATAAGGTAAAAATTTAGCTCTTTCAAGCCTAGATTTAGAAGATGCTTTCTCAAAATCAGATTTTATTTTTTCTATCAACTTTAATTCTTCATCATTAAGAATATCTAAATTTTCTAAAAATAACTCATCTGTTGTTGTATTATGAAGACTTGGTATAAACTTTACATATTCAGGAATATTTATACCTTCTTCAAGTAGCTTTTTTCTTACCTCTTTATCATTAGCCATCATAGATATTACTCTTGCATTTGGAAGACCAACTCCACCACCACAAGCACCACAGTCTAAAGCTGACTCAAAAGGATTATTATCTGATTTACTTCCATGACCAAACACAAATACAAATTTTGGGAAATTTTGTGTTAATCCTATAAGCTGAAGGAAATTTTTAACATAAGATACTTTCTCTTCTAAAGTAAATCCTACTTGTCTTAATTTTTCTTTTTGCATTTCATAATTTTCTTTGTTTACTGAATATTTGGTTTTTAAAATTTCAAGAAATTCTTCAGGGATATTTAAATCTAAACTTTTATTTAAAACTAGATATTCCCATACTTTTTCAACTTCAGATAAAGATATATTTCTTTTTAACTTTTCAGTTAAAAACTCTTCTATAATTTTAAAATGAACTTTTTTAGCGAATTCTTCTACTTCATCATCTGTTAATTTATTTATAGTATATATAGTTTTTGGTTTTTTAGGCCTAAATTTAGAGAAAAATTTATCTATCTGTCTTGGGAATAAAGTTTTTCCAAAAAGATTTATACCAAAAAGCCATCCTACTGCTTCTACCATAATAAATGGAGTATAGGGATTGTTTTTTAAATCATTTAAAACATTCTTTAAGATTGAAAACATTTTCTTCCTAGATTTATATTCTTTATATCCTTCCTTTGGAAGTTCAAAAACAGTATTTTTAGGTTTTATTATAGCTGGACATAAAAACTGCTCATGACCTTTATCTAATTCAATGAATGTAATAGGTACACCGAAAAAGCCTGCTACTCCATATGTAAAATAAGGCCCTATTTTCTCTAAATATCTTCTTATAGATTCAGATCTCACATCTATACAAAAAACAGCTGCTGCCAAATAGGATTTTTCCATAGAAGGATTAGAGCTTAAAAACTCACTTAAATATTTATTTATATAACTATCTTCTAAGGATTTTAGCCATAAATATCCTTCTTCATTTTTTAGAGTATATATAAATTTCGCAAATTCTACAATATCTTTATCAAAGGTTGTTATTTCCTTTCTTATATTTAAAATTTGGTTTTTAATTATATTAATTTCTTCTTCTTTATATATTCTCAAAATTTCTTTAAATTCACCTTCTGAAGAAGCTGTTTCCATTAAATCTACAAATTTAGGTAGTAATTTACCTTTATATTTTAAAAGTTTTAGAATTACATAATTTTGATTTTGATTTATAAAATCATTTAGCTTTTTAAAATCTGATATTTTTTGTTTGCTAATATATTTATGCTCATAAAAAAGCCTAATAGCTAGATAATCTTCTATAGAAGAAGGATATTCTTGTTGAAAGGGATAATCTTTGTCTTCAGATCTATATTTTATAAATCCTGCCCAACCTACTTGTTTTAAAAGATGAATTAATAAATAATTTTCTTTATCTTCTACTTTTAGATTTTCTAATATTTTTTCAATAAAAACCTCTGCAGATTCTTGAATGTTTTCTCCTTCATAATACTTAAAAACGTTAAACATTCCTAAATTTCTTTGATACATTGAAAGAGTAGTTTGTTCTTCATCTAAAAATCTAGTTATAAATTCAATAATATCTTTTTCTATTTGATCTTTTAAGTTTGTATCAAATATAGCATCATATATTTCATATAAGGTAAGATTTTTTATAAGCTTTTTAATAGTTTCTTCTGTAGTTTTCTCAATTGTTTCTGTTTTTATAAACTCTATTAACTCTTCTTCATCAATACATTTGTTTATTTTTTCAAATTTATATTTATTCCAGTTTGGACTTATCTCTATTAAAAATTTCTTTGCTTCATAAAAATATTTTTTATAATTGTTTTCCTCTAATACTTTAAGAAGATTTTCTTCAAAAATATCTTCCCTAATAGTTCCATCCATATAAAGATTTACATAATACTCAGGTTCCATATATACATTTCCTTCAAAAATCTCTTTTGCTTTGTTTACCGCATTTTTAAAATGTTGTTTTTCAAAGCCTTTTAATGGATTGTGATGAATAAAGTTTTTTATTGGCCAGTATTGAGGAATAATTGATTTTATATTATCAATATTTTTATTTACCATTTAAAACCTCCATAATACCATTAATACCCCATATTGTAAGAAGAAAAATAATAAAAAAATGAATAAATTTTTCGCTTCCAAGTATATCCTTATAGAATATATATTTATTTGGTTTTCCAAAAACAGTATTTGTTAATACCCTCATAGCAATTAAGAAATTAGTAAAAAACACAATGCCAAAAACTATATACCAGATATAAGAGGTTTCATTTTTTATAAAACTATTAAACAAAAATACTGCATTAGGAAATGGTGGATATAAAGCTAAGGATATTAGATAAATTCTTAAGACAAAACCAATGATAGGCGATTCAAGAGCAAGTCCAGAGATTCCACTAAAGTTTGCACTTCCATAGTTATTTTTATAATAATTTCCTACAAAATATAATCCTACACAAGTTATAATTAAAGCCACTGCATAATAAATAGAATACTTAATATCAATTAATAAAAAAATACTACTATTTAAAAATAGAAAATAATAAGCAAGTTTATATAAGTTTGAAGTTTTTATAGCTTTATAAGCTGTTATCAATGTAGATATTAAAGAAATAATAATAAAAGCATAAGAAAAATCTACTTGATAAATAAATCTTAGTAGAAGACCTATAATCAATAAATTAGAAAATAAAGGAAAGTACTTAGATAAATTTTTATTTTTTTTGTCTAAAATTTCAAATAAAAAATAATAAGGTATTCCTCCAACTAAAATAAAAATTAGTAATTCCATAAACCTACCTCATTAAAAAAATTTGGAAATTTTAAACATTAATTTTGGAAAAAAACTTTCTTTTGCCAAGATTTTGTAAAATACCCATTTAATTTTATTAGGTTTTTCACCATTTATTTCTATATCAATAAAATGGGTTTTATATATAAATAGCCAACCAATTATAAGAATAAGAAACATAATACCTAAGGATATAATAATAGATATATCTAAAGAAGCTACTTTATAAAATAATTTTGCGTTTTCACCATATAAAAACTTTTCAATTAAACTACCAAAAAATTCATAAGTAAATACTACTAAAATAAATGAACTTAGAAGTCCAAATATAACCTTTAAAGAATCAGATTTGGAAACCTTAAAGAAAGATAGAAATAGTTGCGTACTTGTAAGCCATGCAAAAGCAAGTATTACTATTGCAGTATTAAAATAGAAAAATTCTTCACTGATAATAAATTTAATACCAGCAAATATTAGTACAGGTAATATAGTAAATAAAGCAATTATCCAATAAAAGTTCTTACTGTAATTAACCTTCTCTTCCCAAAAAACTTCATAGGATAATTTTTTTGGTATATTTGGATCATGTCTTGCATAATGGATTAAACTCCCTGATTCTAAGAATAAAGATGCTTTAAAAATTCCATGAACCATAAGATGATAAATTGCAAGACTAAAAGCTCCAATGCCTATTTCCATTATCATATATCCCATCTGACCAACAGTAGAATAACCAAGAGATCTTTTAATATCAGGAACTGCAAGCATTATAATAGATGCAAAAATAGCAGTAATAAGACCAAAAATAAAAGCTACATTTAAAACTGTTGGAGTTAGTAAAAGTAAAAATGCAAGCTTATTTAATACAATTCCTCCAACATTAACAACTCCTGCATGCATCAATGCAGATACAGGGGTTGGTGCAGAAGATGTATAAGGTAACCATATATGAAAAGGTATATTCGCTGATTTCATTAAGGCTGCAAAAAGAAATAAAAAACCTATTAAATATATTTCTATATTGCCTGAAAACCCATATTCATATCTTTCAAGCCATAATTTAGAAAGCTCTGTCAGATTAAATATGCCAAAAGTTTTATATACTAATATAATACCTATAATAAAAAGAAAATCTGCCAACTTATGAATTAGAATAGTCCAACTTCCAAACTTAACAGTTTGTTTATCTTCAATCTTAAATGATACAAGGAAGTACAGAGTTAAACTCATTATTTGCCAAGCAATAGCAAGTACAATTATATTATTACTCATAATAAGAAGATATATAGCAGCAAATATAAAATTTAATAAGATATAAAATCTTTTAAACCCTTTTTCATCCCACATATATTTAGCACTATACTTTCTTATAACAATACCTAAAATAGCTACATATACAACTAAAATAGAAGCCATTTCATTAAATATTAATAAATCTCCAAATCCATAAATATTTTTTTGATTGGCTATTACATAATAGGCCCCTGCAATTCCTAAAACAGCAATTAAAAAGGAAAAATACATACTAATTTTTGAAATAGCTTCTTTGCTATTAATAAAGGAAATTAAGAAAGCTATAATAACAGGTATAAATGGTATTAATAACACAGTTTTTTCCATTTCAACCTCAAAATTTTTTATTGAAGAAATTTTAGTTAAAAATACAACAAAAACATAAAATATAACGCTGTTTTATTTTAAATTTATTGTAAAATATAACAATGTTTTATTTTGTGATATTAATCATTTTTTAAATGTTAACATACCTTTATTGTAAGGTAAAAGTTATTAAGTTGAATTAAGATAAATTTTAATTTATTATTAATTACTAACTAAAAATTTATATTTTAGGAGGATAAAATGGCAAAGTTAGGACCAGCACACTACTCGCCTTATCCAGTAGCAGTGTATGAAGGAGTTTTAAATCCACCTCAAGGAAAAGCTCTTTTATTTGATAAGGTAGTAGATAAAGAAACAGCAATGAGAGAAGCTGCTAAAGCTATGTTAACAAGAGAAAACCCAACAATATTTGTTGGACCACTTGTATTATATGCATGGAATGAAGATGCAGAAAAAAAAGCTAAATTAGTTAAAGAAATGGCAGAAGTTTTAAATGCAAGAATAATTCCTATGTATGATTATAGACCAAAATATCCAAAAGTTGATCCTGAAGTAGAAATAAATCCTAACCATCCTAATCTAACTATTTGGCAAAATAATATAAAGGCTTGTATTTTTATAGGTGTTCATGATCATTATGCAAGTGTTGCTTTAAAAATAATAAGATGTGAAACAGACTGTTTTACTATAAGTTTAGATACTCCAAGTGGTCATGAAGATGCAATGATTACTATAAGAAGTACAGATGTAGAAGATTTAGAAAAATTTATAGAAATAGCAAAAGAAGTAAAAAAAGAGCTAGGATTAGCTTAACATAAAACATAGGAGGTTTTTATTATGGAAACAATAAAAAATAAATCACAAACAAATAGAGCAGGTCAAAAGATAGTTTCTCCAGATTATCTTTTATTTGAAGCTCCAAGAACAAAACATTTTATGACTGGCTCAGAGGTAACAAAAGAAGCAGTAAAAAGAGCTTCAGTAGATGCATCTGTTTCATATCCTATTACACCACAGTCTGAAGCAGCTCACTTAATTGGGGAACTTTGGGCAGAAGGATATGTAGGTGTATATTTCAGAGGTGAAAATGAGTTTGGTGTTATGTCAGAAGTTGTTGGATGTTCAATAGCAGGTGGAAGAACAATTACAACAACTTCTGGACCAGGTACTCTTAGAGCTTTTGAAAACTTTCCAATGTGGGCAGGTACAAGAGCTCCTATGCAGCTTGTTTTAATGGCAAGAGGAGTAAACTCACCGCTTACTATACAGCCAGATAACCTG
Proteins encoded in this window:
- a CDS encoding CobW family GTP-binding protein — translated: MHSFIITGFLGTGKTTLLINNIKKYFKDKKIAIVVNEFGEVGVDGQILKNVYSEVLEISEGCICCKLSAEFEKGVKEIIKDYNPEIIFIETSGTSEPFPIFLSLQNLGISVEGIICVIDAKNFNSYKDDATAKYQIGGSNIIVLNKIDLIEEKQLESLEKEVREIKEKYNIKNILTGEVIFKNYVIYKTKFGILPKEIFDGIYKIDEIIKIAQENVETGVFQSKHNFSQRIIYLPDNFSFEDIDKILSNIPNNIFRIKGIIKAKDVPTPLVVNYSFGDLSFSELPSYEGKSFLVFIGSNLETKNIIKLN
- a CDS encoding DUF2309 domain-containing protein, whose protein sequence is MVNKNIDNIKSIIPQYWPIKNFIHHNPLKGFEKQHFKNAVNKAKEIFEGNVYMEPEYYVNLYMDGTIREDIFEENLLKVLEENNYKKYFYEAKKFLIEISPNWNKYKFEKINKCIDEEELIEFIKTETIEKTTEETIKKLIKNLTLYEIYDAIFDTNLKDQIEKDIIEFITRFLDEEQTTLSMYQRNLGMFNVFKYYEGENIQESAEVFIEKILENLKVEDKENYLLIHLLKQVGWAGFIKYRSEDKDYPFQQEYPSSIEDYLAIRLFYEHKYISKQKISDFKKLNDFINQNQNYVILKLLKYKGKLLPKFVDLMETASSEGEFKEILRIYKEEEINIIKNQILNIRKEITTFDKDIVEFAKFIYTLKNEEGYLWLKSLEDSYINKYLSEFLSSNPSMEKSYLAAAVFCIDVRSESIRRYLEKIGPYFTYGVAGFFGVPITFIELDKGHEQFLCPAIIKPKNTVFELPKEGYKEYKSRKKMFSILKNVLNDLKNNPYTPFIMVEAVGWLFGINLFGKTLFPRQIDKFFSKFRPKKPKTIYTINKLTDDEVEEFAKKVHFKIIEEFLTEKLKRNISLSEVEKVWEYLVLNKSLDLNIPEEFLEILKTKYSVNKENYEMQKEKLRQVGFTLEEKVSYVKNFLQLIGLTQNFPKFVFVFGHGSKSDNNPFESALDCGACGGGVGLPNARVISMMANDKEVRKKLLEEGINIPEYVKFIPSLHNTTTDELFLENLDILNDEELKLIEKIKSDFEKASSKSRLERAKFLPYTETEEDIFTKSCDWSEPRPEWGLSKNNAFFIGKRESTKNFPMFNRVFLHSYNWEEDEDGNVLTTIFSGPLVVGEWINMEHYFSTTDNEVFGAGSKVYHNIVSKVGVFFGNFSDLKIGLPEQTVNLADQPYHEPMRLITFVEAPIDIVNKAMQKSALSNNIIKNEWIRLVVLDRKDNKIYKYENNNFIEI
- the era gene encoding GTPase Era, with the translated sequence MEKNENFKAGFVALVGKPNVGKSTLLNNILKTKLSIVSPKPQTTRLRIVGVYNDKDAQIIFLDTPGIQKGKDILTKTVVDSAVSSMEEADIITMVIDGVKGWTKEDDQLVENYLEKLNKPTILLINKVDKVKPKDVLLPLIEEVSQKYEFKEIIPISALKGTNLDRYIEVLKKYLPESPPLFPEDQITDLPLKFYIAEIIREKAFNLLKKELPYSIAVEVESIKEGEKNKNLLIIDAVLYVERENHKKIVIGKNGQTLKKIGKLAREELEFLLKKKIYLNLWVKVKPEWKEDLTLLKTLGYQYIS
- the metE gene encoding 5-methyltetrahydropteroyltriglutamate--homocysteine S-methyltransferase gives rise to the protein MAVKTTIFGYPKIGPNRELKKAIESYWKGEISKEEMLKKVEEVDIDRMKRVINADLDYIPSNDFSLYDFVLDVSTMVDMIPKRFRNIEDGLDRYFAMARGTKDAIACEMTKWFDTNYHYIVPEIEGAFKLVKNRPLDSYKWAKEKLGVETKPVLVGAFTYLMLSKVYERQEGSLLMKMVKAEESEKFKPLLFELASVYNQMLRELQEEGVKAVQFDEPALVLDLDEDKINALIDAYRIITEGITDIEIFVHTYYESLDHFEKITKELPVSGIGLDFVVNNENLENLKKYGFPEDKKLQAGVISGRDPWKTDYKQVLNLIEEIKKYVSEDRIILSNAAPLFHLPVSLESEKGHLNEDLLELLSFADERLEEIKTLKQIINKGKEIPSQTLQEFRDKFKNEEVQKAIEDIDNHEIKRPHDFKERYKKQIELLGLPRFPTTTIGSFPQTKEVRQMRAKFRKGEISAEEYENFIKEQIKKAIEIQEELELDVFVHGEFERTDMVEFFGQKMDGFAFTKNGWVQSYGTRCVRPPIIYGDVSRPEPMTIKEIVYAQSLTEKPVKGMLTGPVTILNWSFYRKDIPKKDIAYQIAIALRDEVLDLEKAGIKVIQIDEPAFREGLPLKKRKQEEYLNWAVKAFRLTNNTVAETTQIHTHMCYSEFNEIIEWIYAMDSDVISIEASRSKGEIIEAFEKFNYDHGIGVGVYDIHSPRVPPVEEMLEIAERTVQVIDKNLIWINPDCGLKTRGWEETIPALKNMVQVAKILREKYGEKYDW
- a CDS encoding ABC transporter permease — encoded protein: MEYKFLVSYVLILIALYYSYREKLGIEKTILINSLRAFIQLLILGYALVYIFKLKHPIELIFILFLMILFASYTAQNRVNLKEKGFLVAFLSIFFSSSLVIASLLVLQIISFKPNELIPVGGMVIGNSLNVYSLTVDRLKGEIKNNIDLIENFIAIGATLKNALYEMKKASVKAALIPTLNNLQTVGIIHIPGITTGMLLAGAEPLKAVSYQLAIMYMMVAVALFTAVITINIGYRKIFVSVFS
- a CDS encoding carbon monoxide dehydrogenase beta subunit family protein, translated to MAKLGPAHYSPYPVAVYEGVLNPPQGKALLFDKVVDKETAMREAAKAMLTRENPTIFVGPLVLYAWNEDAEKKAKLVKEMAEVLNARIIPMYDYRPKYPKVDPEVEINPNHPNLTIWQNNIKACIFIGVHDHYASVALKIIRCETDCFTISLDTPSGHEDAMITIRSTDVEDLEKFIEIAKEVKKELGLA
- a CDS encoding proton-conducting transporter transmembrane domain-containing protein, whose translation is MEKTVLLIPFIPVIIAFLISFINSKEAISKISMYFSFLIAVLGIAGAYYVIANQKNIYGFGDLLIFNEMASILVVYVAILGIVIRKYSAKYMWDEKGFKRFYILLNFIFAAIYLLIMSNNIIVLAIAWQIMSLTLYFLVSFKIEDKQTVKFGSWTILIHKLADFLFIIGIILVYKTFGIFNLTELSKLWLERYEYGFSGNIEIYLIGFLFLFAALMKSANIPFHIWLPYTSSAPTPVSALMHAGVVNVGGIVLNKLAFLLLLTPTVLNVAFIFGLITAIFASIIMLAVPDIKRSLGYSTVGQMGYMIMEIGIGAFSLAIYHLMVHGIFKASLFLESGSLIHYARHDPNIPKKLSYEVFWEEKVNYSKNFYWIIALFTILPVLIFAGIKFIISEEFFYFNTAIVILAFAWLTSTQLFLSFFKVSKSDSLKVIFGLLSSFILVVFTYEFFGSLIEKFLYGENAKLFYKVASLDISIIISLGIMFLILIIGWLFIYKTHFIDIEINGEKPNKIKWVFYKILAKESFFPKLMFKISKFF